Proteins from a genomic interval of Brucella intermedia LMG 3301:
- a CDS encoding TonB-dependent receptor domain-containing protein — MTGTSPNPTIGRQKEIGVKYEIPGYNAVISASLFDIDQKDGIVLDASSGMNKQRQLDLNSRGFELEANATLDNGIGIIASYTHLRVKIDKGAEGTVGNELSGTPNDVLSLWGNYKIENGVLAGLGLGSGIRYVSSSYGDDLNSFKNESRIMVDAAVSYDFGYQDPKLEGVLLQVNAKNIFDNRDPVCTAGYCYQQEGRQMFGSLRYRF; from the coding sequence ATGACAGGCACGTCGCCAAATCCGACCATCGGTCGCCAGAAGGAAATCGGCGTCAAATACGAAATTCCCGGTTATAACGCCGTCATCAGCGCTTCATTGTTCGACATCGACCAGAAGGACGGCATCGTGCTCGATGCGTCTTCGGGCATGAACAAGCAGCGCCAGCTCGATCTGAATTCGCGCGGTTTCGAGCTTGAAGCCAATGCCACGCTCGATAACGGCATCGGCATCATCGCTTCCTACACCCACTTGCGGGTCAAGATCGACAAGGGCGCGGAAGGCACCGTCGGCAACGAACTCTCCGGCACGCCGAACGATGTCCTGTCGCTCTGGGGCAACTACAAGATCGAGAACGGCGTGCTTGCCGGTCTCGGCCTCGGTTCCGGCATTCGTTACGTCAGCTCCAGCTATGGAGACGATCTGAACAGCTTCAAGAACGAATCCCGCATCATGGTCGATGCCGCCGTTTCCTATGATTTCGGTTATCAGGATCCGAAGCTTGAAGGCGTTCTGTTGCAGGTCAACGCCAAGAACATCTTCGACAATCGCGACCCGGTCTGCACGGCAGGCTATTGCTATCAGCAGGAAGGCCGCCAGATGTTCGGCAGCCTCCGCTACCGCTTCTGA
- a CDS encoding MFS transporter, which translates to MDKAPSPVAVFATIGGLYIAQSVIGGMTWTGLPAIMRDNGVSLDQIGLVSLIILPWALKFLWAPAVERFRLPPAGKTRTATIILGGGFLSVLCLLVIGFVDPGQVYLLLAILAVVAFATATVDIACDGYAVQSLSPENYGWGNAAQVGGAYLGSAIGAGAFLILVDKAGWQVAIWTMAAVLVLLGLPFAVFSRGRDRVEDRPHTPSLLAAWRRPEMRRGLAAAAVYVIAQKAGLAMLGPFLIDAGLDLTTVGILNGAGSMFIGLAAALAGGWLVRAFGVRGILVAALLLQAFCFLFFALHSSDKNAGVVLIAVAVASSSGVVALGFVALYAQFMHWSDPRQAGVDFTLFQCMDALISMAGGVASGYVAQYFGYGPFFAGVGAIAILAVPLIWKLCRPRLSH; encoded by the coding sequence ATGGACAAAGCACCCTCGCCGGTCGCCGTGTTTGCGACGATCGGCGGCCTCTACATCGCCCAGAGTGTCATTGGCGGCATGACGTGGACGGGTTTGCCAGCGATCATGCGCGACAATGGCGTATCGCTCGACCAGATCGGCCTCGTTTCGCTCATCATTCTGCCCTGGGCGCTCAAGTTTCTCTGGGCGCCCGCGGTAGAGCGTTTCCGGCTGCCTCCGGCGGGCAAAACCCGCACCGCCACCATTATTCTCGGCGGCGGCTTTCTGTCCGTTCTCTGCCTCCTTGTCATCGGCTTTGTCGATCCGGGACAGGTCTATCTGCTGCTTGCGATCCTGGCCGTCGTCGCCTTTGCCACGGCCACCGTGGACATCGCCTGTGACGGCTATGCCGTGCAAAGCCTGTCGCCCGAAAACTACGGTTGGGGCAATGCAGCGCAGGTCGGCGGCGCCTATCTCGGGTCGGCCATCGGCGCCGGTGCCTTTCTGATCCTCGTGGACAAAGCGGGCTGGCAGGTCGCCATCTGGACCATGGCCGCAGTCCTCGTGCTGCTGGGCCTTCCTTTCGCGGTCTTTTCGCGCGGCCGAGACAGGGTCGAGGATCGCCCTCACACCCCTTCCCTGCTGGCCGCATGGCGGCGACCGGAGATGAGACGCGGCCTTGCGGCGGCTGCGGTCTATGTGATCGCACAAAAGGCCGGACTGGCAATGCTCGGCCCGTTTCTCATCGATGCAGGGCTTGACCTCACCACAGTCGGCATTCTGAACGGAGCAGGCAGCATGTTCATCGGCCTTGCGGCGGCGCTGGCCGGTGGCTGGCTGGTTCGCGCTTTCGGCGTTCGCGGCATTCTGGTCGCGGCCCTGCTGCTGCAGGCTTTCTGCTTCCTGTTCTTTGCTCTCCATTCCTCGGACAAGAATGCAGGCGTCGTGCTCATTGCGGTTGCAGTGGCGAGTTCCTCCGGCGTTGTGGCACTTGGTTTCGTCGCGCTTTATGCGCAGTTCATGCACTGGTCGGACCCGAGACAGGCCGGGGTGGACTTCACCCTGTTCCAGTGCATGGATGCTCTCATCAGCATGGCGGGCGGCGTCGCATCGGGCTACGTGGCGCAATATTTCGGATATGGACCGTTCTTCGCAGGCGTCGGGGCCATCGCAATTCTCGCAGTGCCACTGATATGGAAACTCTGCCGCCCGCGCCTATCGCATTAG
- a CDS encoding cupin domain-containing protein: MAWKLMFASAVLAVARTMPRVFVAPQGPAVVSDNAMEMELKPAPINPDWVLDGNPQARSSEQSASADGAAYTAIWDCTAGTFRWYFGWDETVYILEGEVHVTDADGGTRILRAGDVAYFRGGTWATWKIENYLRKVAFMRRTLPAPASFIYRASDAARRRLGRRKGGALN; this comes from the coding sequence ATGGCTTGGAAATTGATGTTTGCGAGTGCCGTCCTTGCTGTAGCTCGGACAATGCCAAGGGTCTTCGTTGCGCCCCAGGGGCCCGCCGTCGTCTCCGACAATGCAATGGAAATGGAGTTGAAGCCCGCGCCGATCAATCCCGACTGGGTGCTGGATGGCAATCCGCAGGCCCGTTCCAGCGAGCAATCGGCAAGCGCGGACGGCGCCGCCTATACCGCTATATGGGATTGCACCGCAGGCACCTTCCGCTGGTATTTCGGCTGGGACGAAACCGTCTATATCCTTGAAGGCGAAGTCCACGTCACCGATGCGGACGGCGGCACCCGCATCTTGCGGGCGGGCGACGTCGCCTATTTCCGCGGTGGCACATGGGCTACCTGGAAAATCGAAAACTATTTGCGCAAGGTCGCCTTCATGCGTCGCACCTTGCCCGCACCCGCTTCATTCATTTATCGCGCAAGCGACGCCGCAAGACGCCGTCTGGGTCGGCGCAAAGGCGGCGCTCTCAACTGA
- the crcB gene encoding fluoride efflux transporter CrcB, giving the protein MQATLVVALGGAIGSVARYWLALLMLPVSRELPWGTIVVNIIGSFAISFFGALTLEQGRFPIPEIWRIAFMVGVCGGFTTFSSFSLQTMDLLRAGQPGKALFNIGFSVVLCLIAVWLGLLAAERFNGGIEQVAQNVIEEEAS; this is encoded by the coding sequence ATGCAAGCTACCCTCGTTGTAGCGCTCGGCGGAGCGATCGGAAGCGTCGCGCGATACTGGCTGGCCCTCTTGATGCTCCCCGTAAGTCGTGAGCTTCCCTGGGGCACTATCGTCGTCAATATTATCGGTTCGTTTGCAATCTCGTTCTTCGGCGCATTGACGCTGGAACAAGGCCGCTTTCCCATCCCGGAAATCTGGCGCATCGCCTTCATGGTCGGCGTGTGCGGTGGCTTCACCACTTTCTCGTCATTCAGCTTGCAGACAATGGACCTCCTCCGGGCTGGCCAACCGGGCAAGGCATTGTTCAATATCGGTTTTTCGGTCGTGCTATGCCTCATCGCCGTATGGCTCGGACTGCTGGCCGCCGAACGCTTCAATGGCGGCATCGAACAGGTCGCACAGAATGTGATCGAAGAAGAAGCTTCTTGA
- a CDS encoding DUF2171 domain-containing protein, whose product MQHEIRENMEVIGADGVHVGTVDHIEDNRIKLKKTDNSGQHADHHHYIELGFVADVEGDKVRLSANANVAVTLEEEASGRPVDL is encoded by the coding sequence ATGCAGCACGAAATCCGCGAAAATATGGAAGTAATCGGAGCCGATGGCGTTCATGTCGGCACGGTCGACCACATTGAAGATAACCGCATCAAGCTCAAGAAGACCGATAATTCCGGCCAGCACGCCGACCATCACCATTATATCGAACTTGGCTTCGTTGCCGACGTTGAAGGCGACAAGGTAAGACTTTCCGCCAATGCGAATGTGGCGGTCACCCTGGAAGAAGAAGCCTCCGGTCGCCCGGTCGATCTTTGA
- a CDS encoding YbaK/EbsC family protein, which yields MSLDSVKAFFAAKAPEIEVIELPTSTATVVLAAEAHGVEPGQIAKTLSFSAKEQTILIVTRGDARIDNRKFKDQFGTKPRMLDAETVLAETSHPVGGVCPFGLPSALPVYCDISLKTYEEVVPAAGATNSAVRIAPHRMAELVSAEWIDVCQ from the coding sequence ATGAGTCTGGATTCCGTAAAGGCCTTTTTTGCGGCCAAAGCGCCTGAAATCGAAGTGATCGAACTGCCCACCAGCACCGCCACCGTTGTTCTCGCCGCCGAAGCGCATGGCGTGGAACCGGGGCAGATCGCCAAGACGCTTTCCTTTTCGGCCAAGGAGCAGACCATTCTCATCGTTACCCGTGGCGATGCCCGCATAGACAATCGCAAGTTCAAGGATCAGTTTGGAACGAAGCCGCGTATGCTGGATGCCGAGACTGTCCTTGCTGAAACCAGCCATCCCGTCGGAGGCGTTTGCCCGTTCGGCCTGCCGAGCGCCCTGCCCGTCTATTGCGATATTTCGCTGAAGACCTATGAGGAAGTCGTGCCTGCAGCCGGGGCTACCAACAGCGCCGTGCGCATCGCTCCGCACAGGATGGCCGAACTCGTCAGCGCCGAGTGGATAGATGTTTGCCAGTGA